One Roseburia rectibacter DNA window includes the following coding sequences:
- a CDS encoding SseB family protein, translating into MEEKMTMEITNDRLEEAIKEYAADRTKENLTTVLNLLRPTKLFVPAMLQAPDRPIPCFLKNSNEEQFLVVYTSKAQIPEEPKSQAMLNMPFPACNNIVVKPELKLAGMVINPFSDNLVLKTELVQKLHEVDEQAAKRAAQMKQVKMTPAQFQVFVKRQVEFAVLPKRLFTEKQEFINKLCDEKEAFVNEIFAGVFKEPKLNPYTENDYSVMALDIAEDLTLIRVDLPEKGLVPPLCYRIYLTINPKTGKAGYYTIEMSKEKDVRMLGELLEDGKHIDHGVAPVEGAELQKIMDLARGEGAEVTS; encoded by the coding sequence ATGGAAGAGAAAATGACAATGGAAATCACGAACGACAGACTTGAGGAGGCCATTAAGGAATATGCCGCAGACCGCACGAAAGAGAATCTTACCACAGTGCTGAATCTGCTTCGTCCGACAAAGCTGTTTGTGCCGGCAATGTTACAGGCACCGGATCGTCCGATTCCATGTTTTTTAAAGAATAGTAATGAAGAACAGTTTTTAGTAGTATATACGTCAAAAGCGCAGATCCCGGAGGAGCCAAAGAGCCAGGCGATGCTTAACATGCCATTCCCGGCATGCAATAATATCGTTGTAAAACCGGAATTAAAACTTGCCGGAATGGTGATCAATCCATTTTCTGACAACCTTGTGTTAAAGACAGAACTTGTACAGAAGTTACATGAAGTTGACGAGCAGGCGGCAAAACGTGCTGCACAGATGAAACAGGTGAAGATGACACCGGCACAGTTTCAGGTATTTGTAAAGCGTCAGGTTGAGTTTGCAGTACTGCCAAAGCGTCTGTTTACCGAAAAACAGGAGTTCATCAACAAGCTGTGTGATGAGAAAGAGGCTTTTGTCAATGAGATTTTTGCAGGCGTGTTCAAGGAGCCAAAGTTAAATCCATACACAGAGAACGATTACTCTGTAATGGCACTTGATATTGCAGAAGATCTGACATTGATCCGTGTAGATCTTCCGGAAAAAGGCTTAGTTCCGCCACTTTGCTACCGTATTTACCTGACGATCAATCCTAAGACCGGAAAAGCCGGCTATTATACGATCGAGATGTCAAAAGAAAAAGATGTCCGCATGTTAGGAGAGCTTTTAGAGGACGGAAAACATATAGATCACGGTGTGGCACCGGTAGAGGGTGCTGAACTTCAGAAGATCATGGATCTTGCCAGAGGTGAAGGCGCAGAGGTGACAAGCTAG
- the ybaK gene encoding Cys-tRNA(Pro) deacylase: MGKEVKTNAMRILDRNKIPYEIINYECDEFIDGLHTAEKTGAPVEQSFKTLVMSGKAAAGGNRQYYVFVVPIAEEVYLKAAAKCVGEKSLEMLHVKDLTPLTGYVRGGCSPLGMKKQFPTVVHESAASFDKIYISGGRIGTSITVNPDALLKVTRGQYADIIQHNER, translated from the coding sequence ATGGGAAAAGAAGTAAAAACAAATGCCATGCGCATTTTAGACCGCAATAAAATACCTTATGAAATTATCAATTATGAGTGTGATGAATTTATAGACGGTCTGCATACCGCAGAAAAGACCGGTGCTCCGGTAGAACAGTCGTTTAAAACGCTCGTTATGTCCGGCAAGGCTGCCGCCGGCGGGAACAGGCAGTATTATGTTTTTGTCGTACCGATCGCAGAGGAAGTCTATCTGAAAGCTGCCGCAAAATGTGTCGGTGAAAAATCACTTGAAATGCTTCACGTAAAAGATCTGACTCCACTTACCGGCTATGTGCGTGGCGGCTGCTCACCTCTTGGCATGAAAAAGCAGTTCCCAACCGTCGTACATGAAAGCGCTGCTTCCTTCGATAAGATTTATATCAGCGGTGGACGCATCGGTACCTCCATCACGGTAAACCCGGATGCGCTCTTAAAAGTCACCCGCGGACAATATGCCGATATCATCCAGCATAACGAAAGATAA
- a CDS encoding HdeD family acid-resistance protein, whose translation MKDFFKRVKADAIMSAVLCIALGVVLIVWPGETIDIVCKVLAAGLIILGGVELFSYITNRNGYMFTGILGLIVLIIGVWIFLKPSSIVSLVPIVIGVILAVHGVQDVKMALESKNGGYDRWWIMLIIAIISIAFGVLCIVNAFGMVKLAMQFVGAALIYDGISDLWVVTKTVRTVKDMEQEAKAVDVDYKEID comes from the coding sequence ATGAAAGATTTTTTTAAGAGAGTAAAGGCGGATGCAATAATGTCAGCAGTTTTATGCATCGCATTGGGCGTGGTTCTGATCGTATGGCCGGGAGAGACGATCGATATCGTATGTAAAGTGCTTGCCGCAGGACTTATCATTCTTGGAGGGGTAGAACTGTTTTCCTATATTACCAATAGAAACGGTTATATGTTCACCGGAATCCTTGGGCTGATCGTGCTGATCATCGGTGTATGGATCTTCTTAAAACCGAGCAGTATCGTGAGCCTGGTACCGATCGTGATCGGTGTGATACTTGCTGTTCACGGTGTGCAGGATGTGAAAATGGCGTTAGAATCAAAGAATGGCGGATATGACAGATGGTGGATTATGCTGATCATTGCCATTATCAGTATTGCATTTGGCGTGCTCTGCATTGTCAATGCGTTTGGCATGGTCAAACTTGCCATGCAGTTTGTAGGAGCAGCCCTGATCTATGATGGAATCAGTGATCTGTGGGTTGTGACAAAGACGGTGCGGACGGTGAAAGATATGGAGCAGGAAGCGAAAGCAGTCGACGTAGATTATAAAGAAATCGATTAA
- a CDS encoding bifunctional diguanylate cyclase/phosphohydrolase, with protein MLSEHKDTILENFLSSAIRTLNTDEIYNILIDSLILLLNPQGLLLTQNLNTRRSFYTVRRWGDIFFEKDYSVPSDAFLEEILHQKGFLVTGSDFLTDNPLLTPRQSRWLAQQNIHAIKAIRYQQAVIGLLYIADDADRIYTEEELVCLDRICYYAAYLLRNANLYYNAYHASITDSLTSLYNRKHAFECIKDACSTDTPISLILLDIDDFKLYNELYGATEGDNLITLCAQAILSKISPSDLAFRYGTDVFMILTQGDDPTSAGALANEIIHNIISLRSKNDTVWDTSITCGISTFPSISPDAKTLLHNAEQAIYYGKLGGKGHLTVYRAGLETRSTDSNLRTAYERVAPTIYALTAAIDAKDSYTFIHSMNVSKYAVILARDLGMSENDIELVRDAGMLHDIGKISIPERILQKTSELTPEEYEIMKTHVENSTKMIRYLPHMDYVIPAVLGHHERYDGTGYPRGLAGEDIPYMARILTIADCFDAMTARRPYKNPLSVSYAVSELKKNSGTQFDPELVDVFIRLINEGKITV; from the coding sequence ATGTTGTCAGAACACAAAGATACGATTCTGGAAAATTTCCTGTCGTCTGCGATCCGCACTTTAAATACCGATGAAATTTACAATATCCTGATAGATTCTCTCATTTTGCTGCTGAATCCCCAGGGACTTTTACTAACACAGAATTTAAACACCAGACGTTCCTTTTACACTGTACGCAGATGGGGAGATATTTTCTTTGAAAAAGATTACTCCGTTCCTTCTGACGCATTTCTCGAAGAGATACTGCACCAAAAAGGTTTTCTTGTAACAGGATCAGATTTTCTTACGGACAATCCTCTGTTAACTCCCCGGCAGAGCCGCTGGCTCGCACAGCAAAATATTCACGCAATCAAGGCGATCCGTTATCAGCAGGCTGTCATTGGTCTTTTGTATATTGCTGACGATGCGGACCGCATCTACACCGAAGAGGAACTTGTCTGTCTCGACCGTATCTGTTACTATGCTGCGTATCTTCTGCGCAACGCCAACCTGTATTATAATGCTTACCATGCTTCGATCACAGACAGTCTTACTTCCTTATATAATAGAAAACATGCCTTTGAATGTATCAAAGATGCCTGTTCGACGGATACCCCGATCAGTCTGATCCTGCTCGACATTGATGATTTCAAGCTCTACAATGAGCTTTACGGTGCCACGGAAGGAGATAATCTGATCACGCTCTGTGCACAGGCAATCCTTTCAAAGATCAGCCCGTCTGACCTCGCATTCCGTTATGGTACAGATGTTTTTATGATACTGACACAGGGGGATGATCCCACCAGTGCAGGTGCACTTGCTAATGAGATCATCCATAATATCATCAGTCTGCGGAGCAAAAACGATACCGTGTGGGACACAAGCATTACCTGTGGTATATCCACTTTCCCATCTATTTCTCCAGATGCGAAAACACTGCTCCATAATGCAGAACAGGCGATCTATTATGGTAAACTAGGGGGCAAAGGTCACCTTACCGTTTACCGGGCCGGTCTTGAGACACGTTCCACCGATTCGAACTTAAGAACTGCATACGAACGTGTTGCGCCTACCATCTATGCACTGACCGCTGCGATCGATGCCAAGGACAGCTACACATTTATCCATTCCATGAATGTGTCGAAATATGCTGTGATCTTAGCCAGAGATCTTGGCATGAGTGAAAATGACATCGAACTTGTGCGTGATGCCGGTATGCTGCATGACATCGGAAAAATCAGTATTCCGGAACGTATTTTACAGAAAACCTCGGAACTGACACCGGAAGAATATGAGATCATGAAGACACATGTTGAAAACTCCACAAAAATGATCCGTTATCTGCCACATATGGATTATGTAATTCCTGCAGTACTTGGTCATCACGAACGGTATGATGGCACGGGATATCCGCGTGGTCTTGCCGGTGAGGATATTCCTTATATGGCAAGAATACTTACCATCGCCGATTGTTTTGATGCCATGACTGCCAGACGTCCATACAAAAATCCGCTCTCTGTCTCCTATGCTGTCAGTGAACTGAAAAAAAACAGTGGAACACAGTTTGATCCGGAATTAGTCGACGTATTTATCCGGCTTATCAATGAAGGTAAAATTACAGTATAG
- a CDS encoding HD-GYP domain-containing protein — protein MRYIPTSRLKPGMALGQDIYDGAGRLLLAKHLLLTSEYISNLEFLGYPGIYIDDEFTCGIEIQQVLTPQVRCQALKLIHELFDFDTDDSELPVDEVKLRMTVKNVVEDILKNGDVMFNIMDIRNYDEYIYYHSVNVGVLSIMVGARYGLERNKLYDLGIAAILHDLGKKFLPEEIANGKWPLTGKEREAWKSHPKLGAEYLKTSYHFPAMVYSGILMHHEWFNGEGYPLEKSGRDIPLYARIIKVTDSYDAMISKRPGREQLSPADAIEYMMAMAGAEFDPQLVNIFLRRMAVYPIGCEVELSNGQRGIVAKNFRDFSLRPLVQIVETGEMLNLRDDPEGRSVTIGRMIM, from the coding sequence ATGCGCTATATACCGACAAGCAGGTTAAAGCCGGGAATGGCTCTTGGACAGGATATTTATGATGGAGCGGGAAGACTTCTTTTAGCGAAACATCTGCTCCTGACATCAGAATATATATCCAACCTGGAGTTCCTCGGATATCCTGGAATATACATAGATGATGAATTTACATGTGGCATAGAGATACAACAGGTGCTCACACCACAGGTGCGTTGTCAGGCATTAAAACTGATACATGAGCTGTTTGATTTTGATACGGATGACAGCGAATTGCCGGTCGATGAAGTGAAGCTGCGCATGACAGTGAAAAATGTTGTGGAAGATATCCTGAAAAATGGCGATGTAATGTTTAACATAATGGATATCCGCAATTATGATGAATATATTTATTACCATTCAGTGAATGTCGGTGTGCTCTCTATCATGGTTGGAGCGAGATACGGACTGGAACGAAACAAATTATATGATCTTGGAATTGCAGCAATACTGCATGATTTAGGAAAAAAGTTTTTACCTGAAGAAATCGCAAATGGAAAATGGCCGCTTACCGGGAAAGAGAGGGAAGCGTGGAAAAGTCATCCAAAACTTGGAGCAGAATATTTGAAAACATCCTATCATTTTCCTGCGATGGTTTATAGTGGGATACTGATGCATCATGAATGGTTTAATGGTGAAGGATATCCGCTGGAAAAAAGCGGAAGAGACATACCGTTATATGCGAGGATCATTAAAGTTACAGACAGCTATGATGCAATGATATCAAAGCGTCCCGGCAGGGAACAGCTTTCGCCGGCAGATGCGATTGAATATATGATGGCAATGGCGGGAGCGGAATTTGATCCGCAGTTAGTTAATATATTTTTACGCAGAATGGCGGTTTATCCGATTGGATGCGAAGTGGAGTTATCAAACGGACAGCGCGGCATTGTGGCAAAGAATTTTAGAGATTTTTCTCTCAGACCGCTGGTACAGATCGTGGAGACAGGCGAGATGCTCAATCTCCGTGATGATCCGGAAGGTCGCAGCGTTACCATAGGAAGAATGATTATGTAA
- a CDS encoding TetR/AcrR family transcriptional regulator C-terminal domain-containing protein: MTGQGKSAIDTLLAESFKELALKQPIEKITIKEITDKAGVIRPTFYNHFQDKYELLEWIIDTQLIAPAEPLIQNGMVNEALILLFSNIEREKEFYQKAIHLEGQNSFESIAQSCIMKVFLRVFERSAATKKPKYVWLTPERIAAYYAQSMCYIVMNWIRSGMTISARELAEIYDYIIKRSMEDILAEL, from the coding sequence ATGACTGGACAGGGAAAGAGCGCGATAGATACGCTTTTGGCAGAAAGTTTTAAAGAACTTGCATTAAAACAGCCGATCGAGAAGATTACGATCAAAGAGATTACAGATAAGGCAGGCGTGATACGGCCGACATTTTATAACCATTTTCAGGACAAATATGAACTTTTGGAGTGGATCATAGATACACAGCTGATCGCTCCGGCAGAACCTCTGATACAGAACGGTATGGTAAACGAGGCATTGATACTTTTATTTTCCAACATTGAAAGAGAAAAGGAGTTTTATCAGAAAGCGATCCACTTAGAGGGGCAGAACTCGTTTGAGAGCATTGCACAGTCCTGTATCATGAAGGTGTTCCTGAGGGTGTTTGAACGTTCGGCAGCCACGAAGAAACCAAAGTATGTCTGGCTGACACCGGAACGTATTGCTGCGTATTATGCACAGTCCATGTGCTATATTGTCATGAACTGGATTCGGTCCGGGATGACGATCTCAGCGCGGGAGTTAGCAGAGATCTATGATTACATCATAAAGAGATCCATGGAAGATATTTTAGCGGAACTTTAA
- a CDS encoding efflux RND transporter permease subunit, whose product MIKFGKWVVKFRIPILILSFLLLIPTGITYMNTRINYDILSYLPGDIETMKGQDILLDEFGTGAFSVAVIDGMQEKEITQLEDKLKEIDHVKDVLWYGALADISIPMDMLPDDLRDSLQNADTGSQLMIITFDTSMSADETLDTIEEIRGLTNEQCLLSGMSAVVTDIKKICNSEVIMYVVIAAGLSALVLALTMDSFLLPFIFLLSIGMAIVYNLGTNFIAGEISFVTQALAAVLQLAVTMDYSIFLWHSYLENQERYPDDRKRAMSHAISQTLTSVVGSSITTIAGFLAMCFMTFTLGMDLGVVMAKGVVFGVIGCVTILPAMILAMDKWIEKTRHKAFIPDLGRIGGFVTKHYWIFIILFLAIIGPAFYGQNHNQVYYDLMGTLPDNLESVKAGNALENDFDMGATHVILASSDLNSKDARNLENEIGDVDGVKLALGLDSVMGPTVPKDMIPDDIKEMLDNGKYQMIYVMSEYKTGSDEVNAQCDAIRDIIKKYDDTAMLIGEAPCTEDLITITNTDFNTVNAVSIILIFIIIAFVLKSISLPVILVMVIEFAIFINMGIPHYTGTVLPFIASIVIGTIQLGATVDYAILMTNKYKRARNHGAEKRDAVKTALDSSLQSVIVSALSFFAATFGVGLYSSIDMISSLCMLLARGALISLIVVAFILPAMFMVFDKLICATSAGFRYKKDSSVQ is encoded by the coding sequence ATGATTAAGTTTGGAAAATGGGTAGTGAAATTCCGTATCCCGATTCTGATCCTGAGTTTTTTGCTGTTGATACCGACCGGGATCACTTACATGAATACGCGGATCAATTACGATATCCTCTCATATCTCCCGGGAGATATTGAGACGATGAAAGGACAGGATATCCTGTTAGACGAGTTTGGAACAGGTGCTTTTTCCGTGGCGGTCATAGATGGCATGCAGGAAAAAGAGATCACGCAGTTAGAGGATAAGTTAAAAGAGATCGACCATGTAAAAGATGTTTTATGGTACGGTGCACTTGCTGATATTTCCATCCCGATGGATATGCTGCCGGATGACCTGAGAGATTCCCTGCAGAATGCAGATACAGGCAGCCAGCTTATGATCATTACATTTGACACGTCCATGTCAGCAGATGAGACACTTGATACCATCGAGGAGATACGGGGACTGACCAATGAACAGTGTCTTTTGAGCGGTATGTCCGCAGTCGTTACCGATATCAAAAAGATCTGTAACAGTGAGGTCATCATGTATGTTGTGATCGCAGCAGGATTATCCGCACTGGTGCTTGCACTTACGATGGACTCATTCCTTTTACCGTTTATCTTCCTTCTGAGTATCGGTATGGCAATCGTATACAACCTTGGAACAAACTTTATTGCCGGAGAGATTTCTTTTGTCACACAGGCACTTGCAGCAGTGTTACAGCTTGCAGTAACGATGGACTACTCCATTTTCCTGTGGCACAGCTACTTAGAGAACCAGGAACGCTATCCGGATGACAGGAAACGTGCGATGTCCCATGCAATCTCACAGACGTTAACTTCCGTAGTCGGAAGTTCCATCACGACGATCGCCGGATTCCTTGCAATGTGTTTCATGACATTTACACTTGGTATGGATCTTGGTGTTGTTATGGCAAAAGGTGTTGTATTTGGTGTTATCGGATGTGTTACGATCCTTCCTGCAATGATCCTTGCAATGGATAAATGGATCGAAAAGACAAGACATAAAGCCTTCATACCGGATCTTGGACGTATCGGAGGATTTGTGACAAAACATTATTGGATTTTTATTATTTTATTCTTAGCGATCATCGGACCTGCTTTTTACGGACAGAATCACAATCAGGTATATTATGATCTGATGGGAACACTTCCGGATAACTTAGAGAGTGTAAAAGCAGGAAACGCACTGGAAAATGATTTTGATATGGGTGCGACACATGTGATCCTTGCAAGCAGCGATCTAAACTCCAAAGATGCAAGAAACCTGGAAAATGAGATCGGTGATGTGGACGGTGTAAAACTGGCATTAGGACTTGATTCCGTTATGGGACCTACCGTACCAAAGGATATGATCCCGGATGATATCAAAGAGATGCTTGACAATGGAAAATATCAGATGATCTATGTTATGTCTGAGTACAAGACAGGATCAGATGAGGTAAATGCACAGTGTGATGCGATCCGCGATATCATTAAAAAATATGATGACACCGCAATGTTAATTGGTGAAGCTCCATGTACGGAGGATCTGATCACGATTACAAATACAGACTTTAACACAGTAAATGCAGTTTCTATTATTTTAATCTTCATTATTATCGCATTCGTATTAAAGTCGATCTCATTACCGGTCATCCTTGTTATGGTAATCGAGTTTGCGATTTTCATCAACATGGGTATCCCGCATTATACCGGAACGGTTCTTCCGTTTATCGCTTCCATCGTAATCGGAACGATCCAGCTCGGTGCAACCGTTGACTATGCAATTCTTATGACAAACAAATATAAGAGAGCAAGAAACCACGGAGCAGAGAAACGTGATGCAGTAAAAACAGCGTTAGACAGTTCCTTACAGTCAGTCATCGTCAGTGCATTAAGCTTCTTTGCAGCAACATTTGGTGTTGGATTATACTCCAGTATCGATATGATCAGTTCCTTATGTATGCTTCTTGCAAGAGGTGCCCTGATCAGTCTGATCGTCGTAGCATTTATTCTGCCGGCAATGTTTATGGTATTTGATAAATTGATCTGTGCAACAAGTGCAGGTTTCCGTTATAAAAAAGATTCATCAGTTCAGTAA
- a CDS encoding YhgE/Pip domain-containing protein, translating into MKLPELKKKFTKKYVIRIIAGVLVVGMVGTGVSTANVFAAKTAQESTESTESTEKDSKKSDTKDSDAESKLKDALDDSIKFSEKEIGKEETVYVLADSTGKERKVIVSDHLINDGNKDTIEDASDLKDIENVKGDETFKQDGSKLTWQADGNDIYYQGTSTKETPVSQTITYSLDGKEVKPEELAGKSGKVTIRFDYTNNETVKTKIDGKEEEIYVPFAAISGMVLDDSFSNVKVTNGKVISDGKNNIVVGYALPGLKESLDVDDSDFDGDVSIPDYVEVTADVENFSLSTTMTVVMNATNFISKDGDADLSEVDDMLDTLTDATDQLKDGSGELADGVDTLKSKMGEFKDGVGTLKNGIKDYTDGASTLSTGIGTLKSGVDTLAGSVPTLISGVGTLKDGSASAAKGASSLKDGAGTLKKGAKDVSTGANTLSKGASDLSTGANTLSTGVNDLSTGADTLSTGASDLSTGADTLAAGASSLNTGVQTLAKGVKDLNTAVNGGETTLAGGASAVSAGVDTFVGKLGDMAATLQTKKDQINANLQANGTSIENAQATIESLKSAQSNLMNGIAMYSANPASATAIFTQVGQALGGVSINSVNDAMTVAVSLSDKIATIGQAQGAVSAIDEAASQISDPTTQAQLTALQAGAKQVADGAAQASGAISTMAGKMDDLTSGSGQVAQGASDLATGAGTLKKGASDLATGATKLKKGAGDLATGAGTLKKGAGDLATGAGQVADGATTLHKGASDLSDGLNTLDGGIGQLKEKAGSLATGAEQLKSGTDQLASGASTLVSNNEKLNDGAGTLSDGTDAIIDGVGELSDGAHKLADGITEFSEEGIDEIINSYNGDIEPLVDRIQAVLDAGADYQTYTDIADGVNGSVKFIIKTDAVKAED; encoded by the coding sequence ATGAAATTACCGGAATTAAAGAAAAAATTTACAAAGAAATATGTGATTCGTATTATCGCAGGTGTGCTGGTTGTCGGAATGGTTGGAACAGGCGTTTCCACAGCAAACGTATTTGCAGCAAAGACCGCACAGGAGAGCACTGAGAGTACAGAGAGTACCGAAAAAGACAGCAAAAAATCAGATACAAAAGATTCCGATGCTGAGAGCAAATTAAAAGATGCATTAGATGACAGTATCAAATTCAGCGAGAAAGAGATTGGCAAGGAAGAAACCGTATATGTCCTTGCAGACAGTACCGGAAAAGAGCGCAAAGTGATCGTTTCCGATCATCTGATCAATGATGGAAATAAAGATACCATCGAAGATGCTTCAGACTTAAAGGACATCGAAAATGTAAAAGGTGATGAGACATTCAAACAGGATGGCAGCAAACTGACCTGGCAGGCAGACGGCAACGATATCTATTATCAGGGAACCTCCACAAAAGAGACACCGGTATCCCAGACAATTACCTATTCTTTGGATGGTAAGGAAGTAAAGCCGGAAGAACTTGCAGGAAAATCAGGAAAAGTAACGATCCGTTTTGATTACACCAACAATGAGACGGTAAAAACAAAGATCGACGGAAAAGAGGAAGAAATCTATGTCCCATTTGCTGCGATCAGCGGAATGGTATTAGATGACAGCTTTTCTAATGTAAAAGTTACCAATGGTAAAGTAATCTCCGATGGCAAAAATAATATTGTAGTCGGATATGCACTTCCGGGATTAAAAGAGAGCTTAGATGTGGATGATTCTGATTTTGACGGAGATGTATCGATCCCGGATTACGTGGAAGTAACTGCAGATGTGGAGAATTTCTCATTAAGCACCACAATGACAGTTGTGATGAATGCAACAAACTTTATCAGCAAAGACGGAGATGCAGATCTTTCTGAAGTTGATGATATGTTAGATACTTTAACAGATGCAACAGATCAGTTAAAAGATGGTTCCGGTGAGCTCGCAGACGGTGTAGATACTTTAAAATCCAAGATGGGTGAGTTTAAAGACGGTGTCGGAACATTAAAGAACGGTATCAAAGATTATACGGATGGAGCTTCTACTTTATCCACAGGAATCGGAACATTAAAGAGTGGTGTGGATACCTTAGCAGGAAGTGTACCAACACTGATCAGTGGTGTGGGAACCTTAAAAGATGGTTCAGCAAGTGCAGCAAAAGGAGCATCTTCCTTAAAAGACGGAGCAGGAACCTTAAAGAAAGGTGCCAAGGATGTATCTACCGGAGCCAATACATTGTCCAAAGGTGCAAGTGATCTTTCCACCGGAGCCAATACACTTTCCACCGGAGTGAATGATCTTTCTACCGGAGCAGATACGTTATCCACTGGAGCGTCTGATTTGTCCACTGGAGCAGATACTTTGGCTGCCGGAGCTTCCAGTCTGAATACAGGTGTCCAGACACTTGCGAAAGGAGTAAAAGATTTAAATACTGCTGTCAACGGCGGTGAAACAACGCTTGCAGGCGGAGCATCTGCAGTCAGTGCAGGTGTGGATACATTCGTTGGAAAATTGGGAGATATGGCAGCAACTTTACAGACTAAAAAAGATCAGATCAATGCCAATTTACAGGCAAATGGTACATCCATTGAAAATGCACAGGCTACGATCGAATCATTAAAGAGCGCACAGTCAAATCTGATGAACGGAATTGCCATGTACAGTGCAAATCCTGCAAGTGCAACAGCAATTTTTACGCAGGTGGGACAGGCACTTGGCGGTGTTTCAATCAACAGTGTAAATGATGCAATGACTGTAGCGGTAAGCCTGTCAGACAAGATCGCAACAATTGGTCAGGCTCAGGGAGCTGTTTCAGCTATCGATGAAGCAGCTAGTCAGATTTCTGATCCGACAACACAGGCACAGCTTACAGCACTTCAGGCTGGTGCGAAACAGGTGGCAGATGGAGCAGCGCAGGCATCCGGTGCAATCAGTACTATGGCTGGAAAAATGGATGATCTGACTAGTGGTTCTGGTCAGGTGGCACAGGGAGCAAGTGATCTTGCAACAGGAGCAGGAACCTTAAAGAAAGGAGCAAGTGATCTTGCAACAGGAGCAACCAAGTTAAAGAAGGGTGCCGGAGACCTTGCAACAGGAGCAGGAACCTTAAAGAAAGGAGCAGGTGATCTTGCAACAGGAGCAGGTCAGGTGGCAGATGGAGCAACGACTCTGCACAAAGGAGCGTCTGATCTGTCTGACGGTTTAAATACTTTAGACGGTGGTATCGGACAGTTGAAAGAGAAAGCCGGATCACTTGCAACAGGAGCTGAGCAGTTAAAGAGCGGCACAGACCAGCTTGCAAGCGGGGCATCCACACTTGTTTCTAATAATGAAAAATTAAACGATGGTGCAGGCACTTTAAGTGATGGAACCGATGCGATCATTGATGGTGTGGGAGAGCTTTCTGACGGTGCACATAAACTTGCAGACGGAATCACAGAGTTCAGTGAAGAAGGAATCGACGAAATCATCAATTCTTACAATGGAGATATCGAGCCGCTTGTTGACCGTATCCAGGCTGTATTAGATGCCGGTGCTGATTACCAGACTTATACCGATATTGCAGATGGCGTGAACGGAAGTGTTAAATTTATTATCAAAACGGATGCGGTAAAAGCAGAAGACTAA
- a CDS encoding manganese efflux pump MntP encodes MNALENLLIIAGISLDIFAAMECQGSLVAKIDKKQLVKLCALIAAWQMAALFVGSYLSGLLYRNTITHNEKVTGFVIAAAIFFCLGVRLVAKAIKNERIIEHCEQKLGWKHLLAIAAVTSSYTLLTGIAFGFLGTNLLVMLLMVAGLTIAVVVAGIYTGYHLGFEHKTKAYIAGAILLWIAGIDVIVKHILR; translated from the coding sequence ATGAATGCGTTGGAGAATCTGCTGATCATAGCAGGCATATCGCTGGATATATTTGCAGCCATGGAGTGTCAGGGATCACTGGTAGCAAAGATCGACAAAAAACAGCTTGTCAAACTGTGTGCACTGATTGCTGCATGGCAGATGGCAGCACTGTTCGTCGGAAGCTACCTGTCAGGACTTTTGTACCGTAACACCATAACGCACAATGAAAAAGTGACCGGGTTTGTCATTGCAGCAGCCATCTTTTTCTGCCTGGGAGTGCGGCTGGTTGCAAAAGCCATAAAAAATGAGCGGATCATAGAGCACTGTGAGCAGAAACTCGGCTGGAAACATCTGCTTGCAATTGCAGCAGTTACCAGTAGTTATACCCTGCTGACGGGTATAGCATTTGGTTTCCTTGGAACAAATCTTCTTGTGATGCTTCTGATGGTTGCGGGACTTACCATTGCGGTTGTCGTGGCTGGTATCTATACCGGATATCATCTGGGATTTGAGCATAAGACAAAAGCATATATTGCAGGAGCGATACTTCTGTGGATCGCGGGAATAGACGTTATCGTAAAACATATTTTGCGGTAG